One genomic window of Salvia miltiorrhiza cultivar Shanhuang (shh) chromosome 4, IMPLAD_Smil_shh, whole genome shotgun sequence includes the following:
- the LOC131023423 gene encoding uncharacterized protein LOC131023423: MKQHIVGGYRNAKKCPKAPEHVRVEVNAYMIKKATSKVMKHFAKNPPQCVEDVDDEEDDEEMEIGGSSRTMTSKKAPAPKRMKGPLDVYLACSQPSSQTHEVLKGRKERKGVFGASDKLCRERACKAIARFFYDNAIPFHPATSDSFKNKVEEIGQYGPGLEPPSMYELRVHFLQKEVEDTDTKVLEFKKEWATKGCSILSDGWRDSVVQKDIVSFLVNSPKGPVFIKSVEVSEVVKDAITLFQMLDSIVEEVGEANVVQVVTDNASNYVKAGKLLMTKRPHLYWTPYAAHCVDLMLEDIGKLPKIKNALKKAIFMNGYIYNHVTVVNMMRRFTNQRNLHQPAVTMFATSFITLAQYHKQKNNLRKMVTSKEWNASKWAKEAGGKKVTAYILQDTFWRNVLYALKLGGPLVTVLRMDGVIRWCKRIL; the protein is encoded by the exons ATGAAACAACATATAGTGGGTGGTTATAGGAATGCAAAGAAATGTCCTAAGGCTCCGGAACATGTTCGAGTAGAAGTGAATGCTTATATGATAAAGAAAGCAACTAGCAAAGTGATGAAGCATTTTGCTAAAAATCCACCTCAATGTGTTGAAgatgttgatgatgaagaagatgatgaagagATGGAAATTGGAGGTAGCTCACGTACCATGACGAGTAAGAAGGCCCCGGCTCCAAAGAGGATGAAAGGTCCTTTAGATGTTTATCTTGCTTGTAGCCAACCTAGTTCTCAAACTCATGAAGTATTGAagggaagaaaagaaagaaaaggagtCTTTGGTGCTAGTGACAAGTTATGTAGGGAAAGAGCTTGTAAAGCAATTGCAAGGTTCTTTTATGACAATGCTATTCCTTTCCATCCGGCCACTAGTGATAGTTTCAAGAACAAGGTTGAAGAAATTGGACAATATGGTCCCGGATTGGAACCACCGAGCATGTATGAGCTAAGAGTTCATTTTCTTCAAAAGGAAGTGGAAGACACGGACACCAAAGTGTTGGAGTTCAAGAAAGAATGGGCCACAAAGGGATGTTCTATTTTATCCGATGGATGGCGTGATTCGGTGGTGCAAAAGGATATTGTGAGCTTCCTTGTCAATTCTCCAAAAGGGCCCGTGTTCATCAAATCGGTGGAAGTATCCGAAGTTGTGAAAGATGCAATCACTTTGTTTCAAATGCTTGATTCTATTGTTGAGGAAGTTGGAGAGGCAAATGTTGTGCAAGTGGTGACGGATAATGCATCTAACTATGTCAAAGCGG GGAAATTGCTTATGACAAAAAGACCACATCTTTATTGGACTCCATATGCCGCACATTGCGTGGACTTGATGTTGGAGGATATTGGAAAGCTTCCAAAGATCAAGAATGCCCTCAAGAAGGCGATCTTCATGaatggttatatatataaccacgtCACCGTTGTCAACATGATGAGAAGATTCACAAATCAAAGGAATTTGCATCAACCGGCGGTCACAATGTTTGCAACTTCCTTTATCACTCTTGCACAATATCATAAGCAAAAGAACAATTTGAGGAAGATGGTGACTTCGAAAGAGTGGAATGCTTCAAAGTGGGCAAAGGAAGCGGGGGGAAAGAAGGTGACAGCTTATATTTTGCAAGACACATTTTGGAGGAATGTGTTGTATGCTCTTAAGTTGGGAGGTCCTCTTGTGACGGTACTTCGGATGGATGGCGTGATTCGGTGGTGCAAAAGGATATTGTGA
- the LOC131021612 gene encoding probable GTP diphosphokinase CRSH, chloroplastic, translating into MGVIGRPAPCCSPLVYPKAKTSARVSVSLSIEFLKRRRKQIGMVKALEQPGGKMVVELVGAFNELTERMSVLSSSSSRLLFKTLKLSLPILHSLPLLPDGRDPLSRALSLALFLAHLQMDAEAICAGILRQVIEGGMISMNEVRERIGMGTAHLLHESMRLNNISSKVEALDDESAFALRKFCLTYYDVRAIILDLVLKLDMMRHLDHLPRYKQQMVSVQVMKIYAPLAHAVGITSLSMELEDLSFRYMFPYSYLYVDTWLRSHETVSKPLLDMYEDQLLNSLTSDQCLTEMVQHVSVEGRFKSRYSTMKKLLRDGRKPEQVNDILGLRVVITPLSGVNSSEIGEKACYRARDIIQSLWKEIPSRFKDYITRPKFNGYKSLHMAVDISDNGRNRPLMEIQIRTAEMDMLAAGGTASHALYKGGLTNPEEAKRLKAIMMAAAELAALRLRDLPSSTPKGLDDSRNRVFHLLDKNGDGKISVEELMEVMEELGAEGEDAREMMQLLDSNSDGLLSSDEFDLFQKQVKLIRNLEYRDGQYKIELDEIEKLLQIEDTTQPTLG; encoded by the exons atgggcgTGATCGGGCGTCCTGCTCCTTGTTGTAGTCCGCTGGTTTATCCGAAAGCTAAGACGAGTGCGAGAGTGAGTGTgagtttatcaattgaattcctgaagaggaggaggaagcaaATTGGAATGGTGAAGGCACTGGAGCAACCTGGGGGTAAGATGGTGGTGGAGTTGGTTGGGGCCTTCAATGAACTGACGGAGAGGATGAGCGTCCTCTCCTCCAGCTCCTCCCGCCTCCTCTTCAAGACCCTCAAGCTCTCTCTCCCTATTCTCCATTCCCTCCCCCTTCTCCCCGACGGCCGCGACCCCCTCTCTAGGGCTCTCTCCCTCGCCCTTTTTCTCGCCCATCTCCAG ATGGATGCTGAGGCCATTTGTGCTGGAATATTGAGACAAGTAATCGAGGGAGGTATGATATCCATGAATGAAGTGAGGGAACGCATTGGCATGGGCACTGCTCATCTTCTACATGAAAGCATGCGCTTAAACAACATTTCTTCCAAGGTGGAGGCGTTAGATGACGAGAGTGCATTTGCATTGAGGAAATTCTGCCTCACATACTACGACGTCAGGGCCATCATACTAGACTTGGTTCTAAAGCTTGACATGATGAGGCACCTTGATCATCTCCCGAGGTACAAGCAGCAAATGGTTTCTGTACAAGTTATGAAGATATACGCCCCACTAGCACACGCCGTTGGCATCACCAGTTTATCCATGGAACTCGAGGATCTTTCCTTCAGATACATGTTTCCTTATTCATACCTTTATGTCGACACATGGTTGAGGAGCCATGAGACTGTAAGCAAGCCTCTGCTGGACATGTACGAGGACCAGCTCCTTAACTCCCTCACATCTGACCAATGTTTAACTGAAATGGTGCAGCACGTCTCTGTTGAAGGTCGTTTCAAGAGTCGTTACAGTACTATGAAGAAACTATTGAGAGATGGGCGTAAACCTGAGCAAGTGAACGACATCTTAGGATTAAGAGTAGTTATAACTCCATTATCTGGAGTTAATTCATCTGAGATTGGAGAAAAAGCTTGCTATAGAGCACGTGATATCATCCAGTCCCTATGGAAAGAAATTCCTAGCAGGTTCAAGGATTATATCACGCGGCCCAAGTTTAATGGATACAAGAGTTTACACATGGCTGTTGATATCAGTGACAATGGTAGGAATAGGCCGCTGATGGAAATACAGATACGAACAGCTGAGATGGACATGTTGGCAGCTGGTGGAACTGCATCCCATGCATTATACAAAGGTGGCCTTACCAATCCAGAAGAG GCAAAGCGGCTTAAGGCTATTATGATGGCTGCGGCTGAACTAGCAGCACTACGTCTTAGAGATTTACCTTCCTCAACTCCAAAGGGTCTAGATGATAGCAGAAACCGAGTGTTCCATCTTCTAGATAAGAATGGAGATGGTAAGATCAGCGTTGAGGAACTTATGGAGGTAATGGAAGAGCTTGGTGCTGAAGGGGAAGATGCCCGGGAGATGATGCAGCTCCTTGATTCAAATAGTGATGGCCTGCTTAGCTCGGACGAATTTGACTTGTTCCAGAAACAG GTTAAACTCATTCGGAATTTGGAATACAGAGATGGGCAATACAAGATTGAGTTGGATGAGATTGAGAAGCTTCTTCAAATAGAGGATACAACTCAACCAACTCTAGGGTAA
- the LOC131023422 gene encoding uncharacterized protein LOC131023422: protein MLDSIVEEVGEANVVQVVTDNASNYVKAGKLLMTKRPHLYWTPYAAHCVDLMLEDIGKLPKIKNALKKAIFMNGYIYNHVTVVNMMRRFTNQRNLHQPAVTMFATSFITLAQYHKQNNNLRKMVTSKEWNASKWAKEAGGKKVTAYILQDTFWRNVLYALKLGGPLVTVLRMVDGDKKPAMGYIYEAMVRAKEAIAKSFGYKEEHYKEAFGIIDKRWDCQLHRPLHAARYFLNPEIYYDNPDQVSCQEIEQGLYECIQRLIPGEATQDKVMVELDAYKNAEGLFGNAMTIRHRKVKSPADWWSCYGSSSPNLKSFAIKVLSLTCSATGCERNWSVFDHLHTKKRNRLAQDRLNKLVYVKYNRTLERRYKRKDTIDPILLEEIDDSNKWLVGHMDGKSSNEDDLVFEDGDLTWNVVSKASGANDPIYSTRRASRVDKGKSVVASSSRRLLDEDEDADEEREVNEMEEDIGEDKDDGDGDDAFEDDGLEDDDY from the exons ATGCTTGATTCTATTGTTGAGGAAGTTGGAGAGGCAAATGTTGTGCAAGTGGTGACGGATAATGCATCTAACTATGTCAAAGCGG GGAAATTGCTTATGACAAAAAGACCACATCTTTATTGGACTCCATATGCCGCACATTGCGTGGACTTGATGTTGGAGGATATTGGAAAGCTTCCAAAGATCAAGAATGCCCTCAAGAAGGCGATCTTCATGaatggttatatatataaccacgtCACCGTTGTCAACATGATGAGAAGATTCACAAATCAAAGGAATTTGCATCAACCGGCGGTCACAATGTTTGCAACTTCCTTTATCACTCTTGCACAATATCATAAGCAAAATAACAATTTGAGGAAGATGGTGACTTCGAAAGAGTGGAATGCTTCAAAGTGGGCAAAGGAAGCGGGGGGAAAGAAGGTGACAGCTTATATTTTGCAAGACACATTTTGGAGGAATGTGTTGTATGCTCTTAAGTTGGGAGGTCCTCTTGTGACGGTACTTCGGATGGTTGATGGGGATAAAAAACCGGCTATGGGGTACATTTATGAAGCTATGGTTAGAGCTAAGGAGGCTATTGCTAAGAGTTTTGGTTACAAGGAGGAGCATTACAAAGAAGCGTTTGGGATCATTGATAAAAGATGGGATTGCCAACTTCACCGTCCTTTACATGCGGCCAGATACTTTCTTAATCCGGAAATCTATTATGATAATCCGGATCAAGTGAGTTGCCAAGAGATTGAGCAAGGCTTGTATGAATGCATTCAAAGGTTGATTCCTGGTGAAGCAACTCAAGACAAGGTCATGGTTGAGTTGGATGCCTACAAAAATGCAGAGGGTCTATTTGGAAATGCAATGACAATTAGACATAGAAAGGTCAAATCACCAG CTGATTGGTGGTCTTGTTATGGATCTTCAAGTCCCAACCTCAAATCATTTGCGATAAAAGTTCTTAGCCTCACTTGTAGTGCTACCGGATGTGAGAGAAATTGGAGTGTCTTTGATCAT ctTCATACCAAAAAGAGAAACCGATTGGCACAAGATCGGCTCAATAAATTGGTTTATGTGAAGTATAATCGTACTTTGGAAAGGCGATACAAGAGGAAAGACACAATAGATCCTATTCTATTAGAAGAGATTGATGATAGCAATAAATGGTTGGTTGGACATATGGATGGGAAATCTTCTAATGAAGATGATCTTGTGTTTGAGGATGGTGATTTGACATGGAATGTCGTTAGTAAGGCTTCGGGAGCTAATGATCCTATTTATAGCACTAGACGGGCATCTAGAGTTGATAAAGGAAAGAGTGTAGTTGCTTCGAGTTCGAGAAGGCTTTTAGATGAGGACGAAGATGCGGATGAGGAGAGGGAAGTGAATGAGATGGAAGAGGACATTGGTGAAGACAAAGATGATGGAGATGGGGATGACGCATTTGAGGATGATGGGCTTGAGGATGATGATTATTGA